One part of the Humulus lupulus chromosome 9, drHumLupu1.1, whole genome shotgun sequence genome encodes these proteins:
- the LOC133799932 gene encoding uncharacterized protein LOC133799932: protein MSIPDSLARSQRFFVGVKVLLKVASFKGALHFGKKGKLSPRYIRPFEIVEKINVVAYQLALTPALALVHDVFHVSMLRKYVEDLSHVLTYEQLEVDLKLCNEDKPVRILDRKDKVLRNKTIPLVKVKWFNHGVEEETLEPKDRMRELYPQLF from the exons ATGTCGATCCCTGATTCATTGGCACGAAGCCAAAGATTCTTTG TTGGTGTTAAGGTGCTCCTGAAGGTGGCTTCATTTAAGGGAGCTCTGCATTTTGGtaagaaaggaaaattaagtccaAGGTATATCAGACCTTTTGAGATAGTGGAGAAAATCAACGTAGTAGCTTATCAATTAGCTCTCACACCTGCTTTGGCTCTAgtacatgatgtattccatgtgtcaATGTTGAGAAAATATGTGGAAGACCTGAGCCATGTACTTACTTACGAACAGTTGGAGGTGGATCTGAAACTGTGTAACGAGGATAAACCCGTGAGGATTCTAGATCGTAAGGATAAGGTGTTGCGTAATAAGACTATACCCTTGGTTAAGGTGAAGTGGTTTAACCATGGGGTAGAAGAAGAAACATTGGAGCCCAAAGATCGGATGAGAGAGTTATACCCACAGTTGTtctaa